The Deltaproteobacteria bacterium genome contains a region encoding:
- a CDS encoding DUF3494 domain-containing protein, with product MNHRTVLYLTCLLWPALNFIPQLALGQSRDPEHYQLLVRDKVQIKGGAHVAGNVGVNSPEGSVKLSHDSVVADGRELVADDVRIQPNARVFDVFTNLLHLGTGTIVGGTVTQPISPPIYDPEPLIVPDPFDPANFPPAFPITCGGPDRVGGPGESFVLTPGSYGIVSVGPNGKVTLQAGIYQFCSLVVVKYGDIFAEAPATINVRDVFRVGSNSGFVPMGNPDEVQVNVQGTQARISSYSTFGGRLFAPNAKLQVAGFAFVSGHMVARRLVTDGGTNLFGSTTTTITSTSTTTSTTTTTTIQTPTTTSTTSTTASTAMTTTTTSTTTTTAPATSTTTTSTTTTTTSTTTTQPPTTTSTTTTTTTTTTTTTTSTTTTTLAGCPACGPSAGFMLGRAAGFAVLGLANGDVTFGSPDTKVTGNVGVGPHDTGDLRKATIDGELILDPTETATVAPDLVVTCGIITQDLSGADADARAASTFLAAKAPTQSFTDITTSTTITSTGGENVISVHTIDLQNQNLTLVGSSSDTFILNLTGDFSCRGTCQIILSGGLTYLNVIFNIVGPEPPGGTVFIKDPGVIANGIFLAPERSVTLDKASLNGAIIGGGIAMDSVTVHSGAQLLFCPPCPACSP from the coding sequence ATGAACCATCGAACGGTTCTGTACCTGACGTGTCTCCTCTGGCCGGCCCTCAACTTCATCCCCCAGCTGGCCCTCGGACAGTCGCGCGACCCCGAGCACTACCAGCTCCTCGTGAGAGACAAGGTGCAGATCAAAGGAGGGGCCCACGTTGCCGGCAACGTGGGCGTCAATTCGCCCGAGGGCTCGGTGAAGCTCAGCCATGATTCGGTCGTCGCTGACGGGCGTGAGCTTGTCGCGGACGATGTCCGGATCCAGCCGAACGCCCGGGTCTTCGACGTCTTCACCAACCTCCTTCATCTCGGCACGGGTACGATCGTCGGCGGCACCGTGACGCAGCCCATCTCACCGCCGATCTACGACCCCGAGCCGCTCATCGTTCCCGATCCCTTCGACCCGGCCAACTTCCCGCCCGCGTTTCCGATCACCTGTGGCGGCCCGGACCGGGTGGGAGGGCCAGGCGAGTCCTTCGTCCTCACGCCCGGAAGCTACGGAATCGTGAGCGTCGGGCCGAACGGCAAGGTCACCTTGCAGGCCGGAATCTATCAATTCTGCTCTCTCGTCGTCGTCAAGTACGGGGACATCTTCGCGGAGGCGCCCGCCACCATCAACGTGCGCGATGTGTTCCGCGTGGGGTCGAATTCGGGCTTCGTGCCCATGGGAAATCCGGACGAGGTTCAAGTCAATGTCCAGGGTACTCAAGCCCGGATATCGTCCTACTCGACGTTCGGTGGGAGGCTCTTCGCCCCGAACGCGAAGCTGCAGGTCGCGGGCTTCGCGTTCGTGAGCGGTCATATGGTCGCACGGCGGTTGGTGACGGATGGCGGCACGAATCTGTTCGGCTCAACCACCACCACAATCACGAGCACGTCCACGACGACGAGTACGACGACGACCACCACCATTCAGACACCGACGACCACGTCCACGACCAGCACGACCGCGTCCACGGCCATGACCACCACGACCACGTCGACCACCACCACGACAGCGCCGGCCACATCCACGACCACGACGTCGACGACTACGACCACCACGTCTACGACGACGACTCAGCCGCCAACGACGACATCCACCACCACCACCACCACGACCACGACCACCACGACGACCACGTCCACGACCACCACGACGCTCGCCGGGTGTCCCGCCTGCGGACCAAGCGCGGGCTTCATGCTCGGTCGGGCCGCCGGGTTCGCCGTCCTTGGACTCGCGAACGGGGATGTGACCTTCGGCAGTCCCGACACGAAGGTCACGGGCAACGTAGGGGTCGGCCCGCACGACACCGGTGACCTCAGAAAAGCCACCATCGACGGCGAGCTGATCCTCGATCCGACGGAGACGGCTACCGTAGCTCCAGATCTCGTCGTCACGTGCGGTATCATCACTCAGGATCTGAGCGGCGCCGATGCCGACGCGCGCGCGGCTTCCACCTTCCTCGCGGCCAAGGCACCGACACAGAGCTTCACCGACATAACGACGTCGACGACAATCACCAGCACTGGCGGAGAGAACGTCATCTCGGTACACACGATCGATCTTCAGAATCAGAATCTGACCCTCGTCGGCAGTTCTTCAGACACGTTTATCTTGAACCTCACGGGCGACTTCTCTTGCCGCGGTACGTGTCAGATCATCCTGTCTGGAGGGCTCACGTACCTGAACGTGATCTTCAACATCGTCGGGCCCGAACCGCCTGGTGGGACGGTGTTCATCAAGGATCCTGGAGTGATCGCGAATGGCATATTCCTGGCCCCCGAACGGAGCGTGACCTTGGACAAGGCGAGTCTCAACGGAGCGATCATCGGCGGAGGGATCGCCATGGACTCGGTGACGGTCCATTCCGGCGCGCAGCTGCTCTTCTGTCCTCCATGCCCCGCCTGCTCGC